The following are from one region of the Sardina pilchardus chromosome 4, fSarPil1.1, whole genome shotgun sequence genome:
- the LOC134078453 gene encoding tubulin beta chain-like: protein MREIVNIQVGQCGNQIGTKFWGEIIDEHGIDPAGYYMGDSSVQLERVNVYFSETSANKFVPRSIMVDLEPGTMDSVRSGHLGNLFSPDNYIFGQNGAGNNWAKGHYTEGSELIDEILDTVRRESEACDWLQGFQLLHSLGGGTGSGLGSLLLAKVREEFPDRMTSTFSVLPSPKVSDTVVEPYNATLSVHQLLEHADASFCFDNEALYDICFRTLALPSPTYGDLNHLVSATMSGVTTCLRFPGQLNADLRKLAVNMVPFPRLHFFVPGFAPLAARGSARYRALTVSELTGEMFGAGNAMAACDPGRGRYLTVAAMFRGRLSMREVDEQMLSMQRKHSGRFVDWLPSNVTVSACDVPPRGLEMASTFVGNSTAIQEIFRRLAAQHAAMFRSKAFLHWYTGEGMDEMEFTEAESNVSDLVAEYQVCQDASALEDGELFEEEEEEPDM, encoded by the exons ATGCGAGAGATTGTCAACATTCAAGTTGGCCAGTGTGGCAATCAGATTGGAACCAAG TTCTGGGGCGAGATCATTGACGAGCATGGCATTGACCCGGCTGGGTACTACATGGGGGATTCATCTGTGCAGCTAGAAAGAGTCAATGTTTACTTCAGCGAGACCTCCG CCAACAAGTTTGTCCCCAGATCCATCATGGTGGACTTGGAGCCGGGTACCATGGACAGTGTCCGCTCTGGCCACCTTGGCAACCTTTTCAGTCCCGACAACTACATTTTTG GTCAGAATGGAGCCGGCAACAACTGGGCCAAAGGCCACTACACGGAGGGCAGCGAGCTGATCGACGAGATCCTGGACACGGTGCGGCGGGAGAGCGAGGCCTGCGACTGGCTGCAGGGCTTCCAGCTGCTGCACTCGCTGGGCGGGGGCACGGGCTCGGGCCTGGGCAGCCTGCTCCTGGCCAAGGTGCGGGAGGAGTTCCCCGACCGCATGACGAGCACCTTCAGCGTGCTGCCCTCGCCCAAGGTGTCCGACACGGTGGTGGAGCCCTACAACGCCACGCTGTCCGTCCACCAGCTGCTGGAGCACGCCGACGCCTCCTTCTGCTTCGACAACGAGGCGCTGTACGACATCTGCTTCCGCACGCTCGCGCTGCCCTCCCCGACCTACGGCGACCTCAACCACCTGGTCTCGGCCACCATGAGCGGCGTGACCACCTGCCTGCGCTTCCCGGGGCAGCTCAACGCCGACCTGCGCAAGCTGGCGGTCAACATGGTGCCCTTCCCGCGGCTGCACTTCTTCGTGCCGGGCTTCGCGCCGCTGGCGGCGAGGGGCAGCGCCCGGTACCGCGCCCTGACCGTGTCCGAGCTGACCGGCGAGATGTTCGGCGCCGGGAACGCGATGGCGGCCTGCGACCCGGGCCGCGGCCGCTACCTGACCGTGGCGGCCATGTTCCGCGGCCGCTTGTCCATGAGGGAGGTGGACGAGCAGATGCTGAGCATGCAGCGCAAGCACAGCGGCCGCTTCGTGGACTGGCTGCCCAGCAACGTGACGGTGTCGGCCTGCGACGTGCCGCCGCGGGGCCTCGAGATGGCGTCCACCTTCGTGGGCAACAGCACGGCCATCCAGGAGATCTTCAGGCGCCTGGCGGCCCAGCACGCCGCCATGTTCCGGAGCAAGGCCTTCCTCCACTGGTACACCGGCGAGGGCATGGACGAGATGGAGTTCACCGAGGCGGAGAGCAACGTCAGCGACCTGGTGGCGGAGTACCAGGTGTGCCAGGACGCCTCTGCGCTTGAGGACGGTGAGCtgtttgaggaggaggaggaagagccagACATGTAG